In one window of Oncorhynchus kisutch isolate 150728-3 linkage group LG16, Okis_V2, whole genome shotgun sequence DNA:
- the LOC109906704 gene encoding protein Shroom2 isoform X1 — protein sequence MDVVDYRSELRISAREVKAFLGADIFTAVGDRNKDDVEYRFVDVMLFGGAPWGFTLRGGLEHREPLLITKVEEGSKAATVSLQVGDEIVNINTVPISGSRQEAVCLVKSSHKTLALVVRRRNEPVSRPHSWHSSKFTEDHPEPTESHNEPLPAPPPVWQVKHEVSASTKDLSSCGDHDSNLRQLSSQFSSVGNMERVERPSHPFQPGCLSPSRYHRSAEPLSGGGGSGGKRESPFSCLSSTSPPPEPALALANTDTAATESSMFHKGVQTQTSEDGRPGEQLHSRYLQRPQGDGGSESPRTVPEEQPGSRYSSSGSGRSHIGPVWHVPERRRVAAPPSPPPPPLRSDSFAVTKVYPAYTEGPGAPPHGQMKAQERGVDRLAEAPENSSYRGRGNHISHDENGVDPRCSYNPSPCKKDFLHPNIAAGAPDYNHNQLSNPNKLSSVSSQDVRQSQSPFTSLPNHQRQYSDESTFYLQTRSAPHPPKPQSVGSYYHSLQELPTNYSNSRNHVTSSTTSLSTSTIDQNYDCGGHIRYYCITTKQPAQPETRVRQSKSEVWRSDMERAKGSNDRGSTSSSHKTNKVKYPPNPQPAYTNSKERNGNFQPANVLLYGHTASNSLSSSGKPTTEENERRSEGQRPTEAQLRSSYSPSPPKDHKAAPLREDPWVSQENHKIHSQKTPMLHSLAQESRSPMLHSLAQESKSLVENNHPATAPPPPSNGGGEANHALQEALTDITATGKLARRSDRYATTLRNEIQLKRAQLQKSRSAATLTCPSETEEPEEEETDPGGWKSTSSTSSDGSFSTSYKDHLKEAQARVLQATSFRRRDLEPPGSGSEAQLTKPNSHIVSRIGGRKRFPLNKRVHSFSEPDKINKLGVEGEGEHPVGTARSFIDRRKFFEMAAKPSFCRPISTIHKSGQQSSSTTSSTLERGEGKARGRAHSGETEEGWRPGLASETSSDHHPDPLSPAGRQALLEQQRLGTFAEYQVTWNMQRKASDTKPQGRYHSADNILDQGTEETPVCVHERSRSSPSQDFHTQKIPMPWRETVENPYLDHRRGSYTTRGQSESRKQAAQLHHFPQPPQPSIPRLTDTEPHSSRDVATPTPLPLPSEHRYKRDSVNPAHNLPALPPYPSNHTHSSVSEQPLPPPTPAPKPQNKGLIIMPHWPLLGLENSSTTSSSYGLSPQEFLPGPYTHQAEPSSSSSCSSHGTELDPAPNQACSLGSTQLPSPSPGRTAGLGTEEGAADSTLEPPPSPSSHSPFFSYQPASLTVPSSGGTSSPSPQFAPQRLTDQPPVSVSMQDEAQSRPENRTNAVMEMSSVGKKVPVKIVHAESTTERESRQYLLHSEKNRAPGVSEGPDLPPPLPTSLPSPEPQPYTLFRAYTPYTRHGPQSPPRDPTLTVAPEEALSPGQSQTNGPSGTSTMSPQQPQKSNSEEDVKREELARDIMDKDKSLVDILDQSKMKTTMDLMEGIFPQGEQILDGGHQRRKVSPKQGLPPRGMDDRREEEGMSTATGSLVTSSSYYSTSAPKAELLNKMKDMQEDELEELEQDSEDELDINLASKKQELIDSLGKKLQVLREARESLQEDVHDNNSLGDEVEAVVQKVCKPNELDKFRMFVGDLDKVVSLLLSLSGRLARVENALNSLEEDTTPEEKRTLSEKRKLLIRQHEDAKELKENLDRRERLVYSIMAAHLSLESLADYQHFVKMKSALIIEQRKLEDKIKLGEEQLKCLLDSLLLEQRLLF from the exons ATGGACGTCGTCGACTACAGAAGCGAGTTAAGGATATCAGCCAGAGAAGTCAAAGCCTTCCTAGGCGCGGACATATTCACGGCTGTCGGGGACAGGAATAAGGATGATGTTGAATATAGATTTGTGGATGTCATGCTGTTTGGTGGGGCCCCTTGGGGGTTCACTCTGAGAGGGGGACTGGAGCACCGAGAACCACTGCTCATAACCAAG GTGGAGGAGGGCAGCAAGGCGGCGACAGTCAGCCTGCAGGTGGGAGATGAGATCGTCAACATCAACACAGTTCCCATCAGTGGATCCAGGCAGGAGGCCGTCTGTCTGGTCAAGAGCTCCCACAAGACCCTCGCCCTGGTTGTCAGAAG GAGGAATGAACCAGTCTCCCGGCCCCATTCATGGCACTCCTCCAAGTTTACAGAAGACCACCCCGAACCCACAGAGAGTCACAACGAGCCTCTACCTGCACCCCCACCTGTGTGGCAGGTCAAACATGAAGTCAG TGCATCCACAAAAGACCTTTCCAGCTGCGGGGACCACGACTCGAATCTACGCCAGTTATCCAGCCAGTTCAGCTCCGTGGGGAATATGGAGAGAGTAGAGCGCCCCTCACACCCCTTCCAACCAGGATGCCTCTCCCCCAGCAGGTACCACCGCAGCGCTGAGCCTCTCTCTGGGGGTGGAGGATCTGGTGGGAAGAGAGAATCGCCCTTCAGTTGCCTCTCCTCCACCAGCCCTCCCCCGGAGCCTGCTCTGGCCCTCGCCAACACGGACACTGCTGCAACTGAGAGCAGCATGTTCCATAAGGGTGTCCAGACTCAGACCAGTGAGGATGGAAGGCCGGGTGAGCAGCTCCACAGCCGGTACCTCCAGCGGCCCCAGGGGGACGGAGGCTCGGAGAGTCCCAGGACAGTCCCAGAGGAGCAGCCTGGCTCCCGCTACTCCAGTTCAGGCTCTGGCAGATCGCACATAGGCCCTGTGTGGCATGtcccagagaggaggagggtagcagcgcccccctctcctcctcctcctcccctgcgcAGTGACAGCTTTGCTGTCACCAAGGTGTACCCTGCCTACACAGAGGGGCCTGGAGCTCCACCACACGGGCAGATGAAGGCCCAGGAACGAGGGGTGGACAGGCTGGCTGAGGCCCCAGAGAACAGCAGCTACAGAGGCCGGGGCAACCATATCTCTCACGATGAGAACGGTGTAGACCCTAGGTGCAGTTACAACCCTTCACCTTGCAAGAAAGACTTCCTCCACCCAAACATAGCAGCAGGAGCACCTGACTACAACCACAACCAGCTCAGCAACCCAAACAAACTGTCCTCTGTGTCTAGCCAGGACGTGAGACAGAGTCAGTCTCCCTTCACTTCCCTGCCCAACCACCAGCGGCAGTACAGCGACGAAAGCACTTTCTACCTGCAGACCAGATCCGCCCCACATCCACCGAAGCCGCAGAGCGTCGGTAGCTACTACCACAGCCTCCAGGAGCTCCCTACCAACTACAGTAACAGCAGGAACCACGTGACGTCCTCCACCACGTCCCTATCCACCTCGACTATCGACCAGAACTATGACTGCGGAGGACACATCCGGTACTACTGCATCACAACCAAGCAGCCAGCCCAGCCAGAGACTCGTGTTAGACAGAGCAAATCAGAGGTCTGGAGATCTGACATGGAGCGAGCTAAGGGCTCCAATGACAGGGGCTCCACAAGTTCCTCCCACAAGACCAACAAGGTCAAGTATCCTCCTAATCCTCAGCCTGCTTACACCAACAGCAAGGAACGGAACGGAAATTTCCAACCGGCCAATGTTCTGCTTTACGGCCACACTGCCTCTAATTCCTTATCCTCATCTGGTAAACCTACCActgaggagaatgagaggaggagtgagggccAGAGACCTACAGAGGCCCAGCTTAGAAGTTCTTACTCTCCCAGTCCGCCCAAGGACCACAAGGCGGCACCACTGAGAGAAGACCCTTGGGTCTCTCAGGAGAACCATAAGATCCATTCTCAAAAGACACCCATGCTCCACAGTCTGGCTCAGGAGAGTAGAAGCCCCATGCTTCATTCTCTAGCCCAGGAGAGTAAGAGCCTGGTGGAGAACAATCACCCTGCTacggcaccaccaccaccatccaacGGCGGGGGAGAAGCCAACCACGCCCTACAGGAGGCTTTAACGGACATCACGGCAACGGGCAAACTGGCGAGACGCAGCGACCGATACGCCACCACCCTCCGCAACGAGATCCAGCTAAAGAGGGCCCAGTTGCAGAAAAGCCGGAGTGCTGCCACCCTGACCTGCCCCAGCGAGACGGAGGAgccagaggaagaggagacagacccGGGGGGGTGGAagtccacctcctccacctcctctgatGGCTCCTTTTCCACATCCTACAAGGACCACCTCAAAGAGGCGCAGGCGAGGGTCCTCCAGGCCACGTCCTTTAGGAGGAGAGACCTAGAACCTCCCGGGTCAGGGTCGGAGGCTCAGTTAACCAAACCCAACTCACACATAGTCTCCCGCATTGGCGGCCGCAAGCGTTTCCCTCTGAACAAGAGGGTCCACTCGTTCTCCGAGCCAGACAAGATCAACAAGCTGGgagtggagggtgagggagaacaTCCTGTTGGAACAGCACGGTCATTTATAGACCGGCGGAAGTTCTTTGAAATGGCTGCTAAACCTTCCTTCTGCAGACCCATCTCAACCATCCACAAGTCAGGCCAGCAGAGCTCCAGCACCACCTCCAGCACTTTGGAGCGCGGAGAGGGCAAGGCCAGAGGGAGAGCCCACTCAGGCGAAACCGAGGAGGGCTGGAGACCGGGCCTTGCCAGTGAGACCTCCAGTGACCACCACCCAGACCCCCTCAGCCCCGCAGGCAGACAGGCCCTACTGGAGCAGCAGAGGCTGGGGACCTTTGCTGAGTACCAGGTCACCTGGAACATGCAGAGGAAGGCTTCAGACACAAAGCCCCAGGGGAGATACCACTCTGCTGACAACATCCTGGACCAGGGTACAGAGGAGACGCCTGTCTGTGTCCACGAGAGGTCCAGATCGTCTCCCTCACAAGACTTCCACACACAG AAGATCCCTATGCCATGGAGAGAGACTGTTGAAAACCCATATCTGGATCACAGACGAGGCAGTTACACCACCAG AGGGCAGAGCGAGAGCAGAAAGCAGGCAGCCCAGCTCCACCACTTCCCACAGCCTCCACAACCGTCTATTCCAAGACTGACCGACACAGAGCCACACAGCAGCAGAGACGTggccacccccacccccctccctctcccctccgaaCACAGATACAAACGTGACTCTGTGAACCCTGCCCACAACCTCCCCGCTCTCCCCCCGTACCCCTCCAATCACACCCACAGCTCTGTGTCTGAGCAACCACTACCACCTCCAACGCCTGCTCCCAAGCCCCAGAATAAAGGTCTCATCATCATGCCACATTGGCCTCTCCTAGGCCTGGAAAACTCCTCAACCACATCCTCCTCCTACGGACTGTCTCCCCAGGAATTCCTGCCTGGCCCTTACACCCATCAGGCTGAACCATCATCCAGCAGCAGCTGCTCCTCCCATGGCACAGAGCTGGATCCTGCCCCAAACCAAGCCTGCTCCTTGGGCTCCACCcagctcccctctccctcccctgggaGAACCGCTGGACTGGGCACAGAGGAGGGAGCAGCTGATTCAACACTAGAGCCgccaccctccccctcttcccactCTCCTTTTTTCTCCTACCAGCCTGCCAGTCTGACGGTTCCCTCCTCAGGTGGGACTagttctccctctcctcagtttgctccacagaggctgacggaccagccccctgtctctgtgtctatgcAGGATGAAGCCCAGAGCAG GCCAGAGAACAGGACCAACGCTGTGATGGAGATGAGCAGTGTAGGGAAGAAGGTCCCTGTTAAGATCGTCCATGCTGAGAGcaccacagagagggagagccgCCAGTACCTGCTGCACAGCGAGAAAAATAGGGCCCCTGGAGTTTCAGAGGGGCCCGACCTTCCCCCGCCCCTACCGACCAGCCTGCCCTCCCCTGAGCCGCAGCCCTACACCCTGTTCCGTGCCTACACCCCCTACACACGCCATGGGCCCCAGAGTCCCCCCAGGGACCCAACCCTCACTGTAGCCCCAGAAGAGGCCCTGTCCCCTGGGCAGTCTCAGACCAACGGCCCCTCCGGTACCTCCACCATGAGTCCCCAGCAGCCTCAGAAGAGTAACTCGGAGGAGGATGTGAAGAGAGAGGAGCTGGCCAGAGACATCATGGACAAGGATAAGTCCCTGGTGGACATCTTGGACCAGAGTAAGATGAAGACCACCATGGATCTGATGGAGGGGATCTTCCCCCAGGGGGAGCAGATCTTGGATGGGGGGCACCAGAGGAGGAAAGTCTCCCCCAAACAGGGATTGCCGCCCAGGGGAATGGATGACCG gagagaggaggagggcatGTCTACTGCCACAGGGTCCCTGGTGACCAGCTCCTCTTACTACAGCACATCTGCCCCCAAGGCTGAGCTGCTCAACAAGATGAAGGACATGCAGGAGGACGAGCTGGAGGAGCTGGAGCAGGACTCGGAGGATGAACTGGACATCAACCTGGCCAGCAAGAAG CAAGAGCTGATTGACAGCCTGGGTAAGAAGCTGCAGGTGCTACGCGAGGCCAGGGAGAGCCTTCAAGAGGATGTCCACGACAACAACTCTCTGGGGGACGAGGTGGAGGCCGTGGTGCAGAAGGTCTGCAAGCCCAACGAGCTGGACAAGTTCAGGATGTTCGTGGGAGATCTGGACAAGGTGGTCAGTTTGCTGCTGTCCCTGTCTGGCCGACTGGCCAGGGTGGAGAACGCTCTCAACAGTCTGGAGGAAGACACTACACCAGAAGAGAAG cgtaCCCTGTCAGAGAAGAGGAAGTTGTTGATCAGACAACACGAAGATGCCAAAGAGCTCAAGGAGAACCTTGACCGGCGGGAGCGCCTGGTTTACAGCATCATGGCTGCTCACCTCAGCCTCGAGAGCCTGGCAGACTACCAGCACTTTGTCAAAATGAAGTCAGCCCTCATCATCGAGCAGCGCAAGCTGGAAGACAAGATCAAACTGGGAGAGGAGCAGCTGAAATGTCTGCTGGATAGTTTATTGTTGGAGCAACGGCTGCTGTTCTGA
- the LOC109906704 gene encoding protein Shroom2 isoform X3, producing MRSSTSTQFPSVDPGRRPSVWSRAPTRPSPWLSEDLASPRLMWKVERSMLPRKMKMVDIASQTTMPSESETDKHVARNFLTKILRSSMRKNRFKGRNEPVSRPHSWHSSKFTEDHPEPTESHNEPLPAPPPVWQVKHEVSASTKDLSSCGDHDSNLRQLSSQFSSVGNMERVERPSHPFQPGCLSPSRYHRSAEPLSGGGGSGGKRESPFSCLSSTSPPPEPALALANTDTAATESSMFHKGVQTQTSEDGRPGEQLHSRYLQRPQGDGGSESPRTVPEEQPGSRYSSSGSGRSHIGPVWHVPERRRVAAPPSPPPPPLRSDSFAVTKVYPAYTEGPGAPPHGQMKAQERGVDRLAEAPENSSYRGRGNHISHDENGVDPRCSYNPSPCKKDFLHPNIAAGAPDYNHNQLSNPNKLSSVSSQDVRQSQSPFTSLPNHQRQYSDESTFYLQTRSAPHPPKPQSVGSYYHSLQELPTNYSNSRNHVTSSTTSLSTSTIDQNYDCGGHIRYYCITTKQPAQPETRVRQSKSEVWRSDMERAKGSNDRGSTSSSHKTNKVKYPPNPQPAYTNSKERNGNFQPANVLLYGHTASNSLSSSGKPTTEENERRSEGQRPTEAQLRSSYSPSPPKDHKAAPLREDPWVSQENHKIHSQKTPMLHSLAQESRSPMLHSLAQESKSLVENNHPATAPPPPSNGGGEANHALQEALTDITATGKLARRSDRYATTLRNEIQLKRAQLQKSRSAATLTCPSETEEPEEEETDPGGWKSTSSTSSDGSFSTSYKDHLKEAQARVLQATSFRRRDLEPPGSGSEAQLTKPNSHIVSRIGGRKRFPLNKRVHSFSEPDKINKLGVEGEGEHPVGTARSFIDRRKFFEMAAKPSFCRPISTIHKSGQQSSSTTSSTLERGEGKARGRAHSGETEEGWRPGLASETSSDHHPDPLSPAGRQALLEQQRLGTFAEYQVTWNMQRKASDTKPQGRYHSADNILDQGTEETPVCVHERSRSSPSQDFHTQKIPMPWRETVENPYLDHRRGSYTTRGQSESRKQAAQLHHFPQPPQPSIPRLTDTEPHSSRDVATPTPLPLPSEHRYKRDSVNPAHNLPALPPYPSNHTHSSVSEQPLPPPTPAPKPQNKGLIIMPHWPLLGLENSSTTSSSYGLSPQEFLPGPYTHQAEPSSSSSCSSHGTELDPAPNQACSLGSTQLPSPSPGRTAGLGTEEGAADSTLEPPPSPSSHSPFFSYQPASLTVPSSGGTSSPSPQFAPQRLTDQPPVSVSMQDEAQSRPENRTNAVMEMSSVGKKVPVKIVHAESTTERESRQYLLHSEKNRAPGVSEGPDLPPPLPTSLPSPEPQPYTLFRAYTPYTRHGPQSPPRDPTLTVAPEEALSPGQSQTNGPSGTSTMSPQQPQKSNSEEDVKREELARDIMDKDKSLVDILDQSKMKTTMDLMEGIFPQGEQILDGGHQRRKVSPKQGLPPRGMDDRREEEGMSTATGSLVTSSSYYSTSAPKAELLNKMKDMQEDELEELEQDSEDELDINLASKKQELIDSLGKKLQVLREARESLQEDVHDNNSLGDEVEAVVQKVCKPNELDKFRMFVGDLDKVVSLLLSLSGRLARVENALNSLEEDTTPEEKRTLSEKRKLLIRQHEDAKELKENLDRRERLVYSIMAAHLSLESLADYQHFVKMKSALIIEQRKLEDKIKLGEEQLKCLLDSLLLEQRLLF from the exons ATGAGATCGTCAACATCAACACAGTTCCCATCAGTGGATCCAGGCAGGAGGCCGTCTGTCTGGTCAAGAGCTCCCACAAGACCCTCGCCCTGGTTGTCAGAAG ATTTAGCCTCCCCCCGCTTGATGTGGAAAGTGGAACGTTCCATGTTGCCTAG GAAAATGAAAATGGTGGATATTGCCTCACAGACCACCATGCCATCAGAATCAGAAACTGACAAACATGTGGCCAGGAACTTTCTCACCAAGATATTACGAAGTTCTATGAG GAAGAACCGCTTCAAGGG GAGGAATGAACCAGTCTCCCGGCCCCATTCATGGCACTCCTCCAAGTTTACAGAAGACCACCCCGAACCCACAGAGAGTCACAACGAGCCTCTACCTGCACCCCCACCTGTGTGGCAGGTCAAACATGAAGTCAG TGCATCCACAAAAGACCTTTCCAGCTGCGGGGACCACGACTCGAATCTACGCCAGTTATCCAGCCAGTTCAGCTCCGTGGGGAATATGGAGAGAGTAGAGCGCCCCTCACACCCCTTCCAACCAGGATGCCTCTCCCCCAGCAGGTACCACCGCAGCGCTGAGCCTCTCTCTGGGGGTGGAGGATCTGGTGGGAAGAGAGAATCGCCCTTCAGTTGCCTCTCCTCCACCAGCCCTCCCCCGGAGCCTGCTCTGGCCCTCGCCAACACGGACACTGCTGCAACTGAGAGCAGCATGTTCCATAAGGGTGTCCAGACTCAGACCAGTGAGGATGGAAGGCCGGGTGAGCAGCTCCACAGCCGGTACCTCCAGCGGCCCCAGGGGGACGGAGGCTCGGAGAGTCCCAGGACAGTCCCAGAGGAGCAGCCTGGCTCCCGCTACTCCAGTTCAGGCTCTGGCAGATCGCACATAGGCCCTGTGTGGCATGtcccagagaggaggagggtagcagcgcccccctctcctcctcctcctcccctgcgcAGTGACAGCTTTGCTGTCACCAAGGTGTACCCTGCCTACACAGAGGGGCCTGGAGCTCCACCACACGGGCAGATGAAGGCCCAGGAACGAGGGGTGGACAGGCTGGCTGAGGCCCCAGAGAACAGCAGCTACAGAGGCCGGGGCAACCATATCTCTCACGATGAGAACGGTGTAGACCCTAGGTGCAGTTACAACCCTTCACCTTGCAAGAAAGACTTCCTCCACCCAAACATAGCAGCAGGAGCACCTGACTACAACCACAACCAGCTCAGCAACCCAAACAAACTGTCCTCTGTGTCTAGCCAGGACGTGAGACAGAGTCAGTCTCCCTTCACTTCCCTGCCCAACCACCAGCGGCAGTACAGCGACGAAAGCACTTTCTACCTGCAGACCAGATCCGCCCCACATCCACCGAAGCCGCAGAGCGTCGGTAGCTACTACCACAGCCTCCAGGAGCTCCCTACCAACTACAGTAACAGCAGGAACCACGTGACGTCCTCCACCACGTCCCTATCCACCTCGACTATCGACCAGAACTATGACTGCGGAGGACACATCCGGTACTACTGCATCACAACCAAGCAGCCAGCCCAGCCAGAGACTCGTGTTAGACAGAGCAAATCAGAGGTCTGGAGATCTGACATGGAGCGAGCTAAGGGCTCCAATGACAGGGGCTCCACAAGTTCCTCCCACAAGACCAACAAGGTCAAGTATCCTCCTAATCCTCAGCCTGCTTACACCAACAGCAAGGAACGGAACGGAAATTTCCAACCGGCCAATGTTCTGCTTTACGGCCACACTGCCTCTAATTCCTTATCCTCATCTGGTAAACCTACCActgaggagaatgagaggaggagtgagggccAGAGACCTACAGAGGCCCAGCTTAGAAGTTCTTACTCTCCCAGTCCGCCCAAGGACCACAAGGCGGCACCACTGAGAGAAGACCCTTGGGTCTCTCAGGAGAACCATAAGATCCATTCTCAAAAGACACCCATGCTCCACAGTCTGGCTCAGGAGAGTAGAAGCCCCATGCTTCATTCTCTAGCCCAGGAGAGTAAGAGCCTGGTGGAGAACAATCACCCTGCTacggcaccaccaccaccatccaacGGCGGGGGAGAAGCCAACCACGCCCTACAGGAGGCTTTAACGGACATCACGGCAACGGGCAAACTGGCGAGACGCAGCGACCGATACGCCACCACCCTCCGCAACGAGATCCAGCTAAAGAGGGCCCAGTTGCAGAAAAGCCGGAGTGCTGCCACCCTGACCTGCCCCAGCGAGACGGAGGAgccagaggaagaggagacagacccGGGGGGGTGGAagtccacctcctccacctcctctgatGGCTCCTTTTCCACATCCTACAAGGACCACCTCAAAGAGGCGCAGGCGAGGGTCCTCCAGGCCACGTCCTTTAGGAGGAGAGACCTAGAACCTCCCGGGTCAGGGTCGGAGGCTCAGTTAACCAAACCCAACTCACACATAGTCTCCCGCATTGGCGGCCGCAAGCGTTTCCCTCTGAACAAGAGGGTCCACTCGTTCTCCGAGCCAGACAAGATCAACAAGCTGGgagtggagggtgagggagaacaTCCTGTTGGAACAGCACGGTCATTTATAGACCGGCGGAAGTTCTTTGAAATGGCTGCTAAACCTTCCTTCTGCAGACCCATCTCAACCATCCACAAGTCAGGCCAGCAGAGCTCCAGCACCACCTCCAGCACTTTGGAGCGCGGAGAGGGCAAGGCCAGAGGGAGAGCCCACTCAGGCGAAACCGAGGAGGGCTGGAGACCGGGCCTTGCCAGTGAGACCTCCAGTGACCACCACCCAGACCCCCTCAGCCCCGCAGGCAGACAGGCCCTACTGGAGCAGCAGAGGCTGGGGACCTTTGCTGAGTACCAGGTCACCTGGAACATGCAGAGGAAGGCTTCAGACACAAAGCCCCAGGGGAGATACCACTCTGCTGACAACATCCTGGACCAGGGTACAGAGGAGACGCCTGTCTGTGTCCACGAGAGGTCCAGATCGTCTCCCTCACAAGACTTCCACACACAG AAGATCCCTATGCCATGGAGAGAGACTGTTGAAAACCCATATCTGGATCACAGACGAGGCAGTTACACCACCAG AGGGCAGAGCGAGAGCAGAAAGCAGGCAGCCCAGCTCCACCACTTCCCACAGCCTCCACAACCGTCTATTCCAAGACTGACCGACACAGAGCCACACAGCAGCAGAGACGTggccacccccacccccctccctctcccctccgaaCACAGATACAAACGTGACTCTGTGAACCCTGCCCACAACCTCCCCGCTCTCCCCCCGTACCCCTCCAATCACACCCACAGCTCTGTGTCTGAGCAACCACTACCACCTCCAACGCCTGCTCCCAAGCCCCAGAATAAAGGTCTCATCATCATGCCACATTGGCCTCTCCTAGGCCTGGAAAACTCCTCAACCACATCCTCCTCCTACGGACTGTCTCCCCAGGAATTCCTGCCTGGCCCTTACACCCATCAGGCTGAACCATCATCCAGCAGCAGCTGCTCCTCCCATGGCACAGAGCTGGATCCTGCCCCAAACCAAGCCTGCTCCTTGGGCTCCACCcagctcccctctccctcccctgggaGAACCGCTGGACTGGGCACAGAGGAGGGAGCAGCTGATTCAACACTAGAGCCgccaccctccccctcttcccactCTCCTTTTTTCTCCTACCAGCCTGCCAGTCTGACGGTTCCCTCCTCAGGTGGGACTagttctccctctcctcagtttgctccacagaggctgacggaccagccccctgtctctgtgtctatgcAGGATGAAGCCCAGAGCAG GCCAGAGAACAGGACCAACGCTGTGATGGAGATGAGCAGTGTAGGGAAGAAGGTCCCTGTTAAGATCGTCCATGCTGAGAGcaccacagagagggagagccgCCAGTACCTGCTGCACAGCGAGAAAAATAGGGCCCCTGGAGTTTCAGAGGGGCCCGACCTTCCCCCGCCCCTACCGACCAGCCTGCCCTCCCCTGAGCCGCAGCCCTACACCCTGTTCCGTGCCTACACCCCCTACACACGCCATGGGCCCCAGAGTCCCCCCAGGGACCCAACCCTCACTGTAGCCCCAGAAGAGGCCCTGTCCCCTGGGCAGTCTCAGACCAACGGCCCCTCCGGTACCTCCACCATGAGTCCCCAGCAGCCTCAGAAGAGTAACTCGGAGGAGGATGTGAAGAGAGAGGAGCTGGCCAGAGACATCATGGACAAGGATAAGTCCCTGGTGGACATCTTGGACCAGAGTAAGATGAAGACCACCATGGATCTGATGGAGGGGATCTTCCCCCAGGGGGAGCAGATCTTGGATGGGGGGCACCAGAGGAGGAAAGTCTCCCCCAAACAGGGATTGCCGCCCAGGGGAATGGATGACCG gagagaggaggagggcatGTCTACTGCCACAGGGTCCCTGGTGACCAGCTCCTCTTACTACAGCACATCTGCCCCCAAGGCTGAGCTGCTCAACAAGATGAAGGACATGCAGGAGGACGAGCTGGAGGAGCTGGAGCAGGACTCGGAGGATGAACTGGACATCAACCTGGCCAGCAAGAAG CAAGAGCTGATTGACAGCCTGGGTAAGAAGCTGCAGGTGCTACGCGAGGCCAGGGAGAGCCTTCAAGAGGATGTCCACGACAACAACTCTCTGGGGGACGAGGTGGAGGCCGTGGTGCAGAAGGTCTGCAAGCCCAACGAGCTGGACAAGTTCAGGATGTTCGTGGGAGATCTGGACAAGGTGGTCAGTTTGCTGCTGTCCCTGTCTGGCCGACTGGCCAGGGTGGAGAACGCTCTCAACAGTCTGGAGGAAGACACTACACCAGAAGAGAAG cgtaCCCTGTCAGAGAAGAGGAAGTTGTTGATCAGACAACACGAAGATGCCAAAGAGCTCAAGGAGAACCTTGACCGGCGGGAGCGCCTGGTTTACAGCATCATGGCTGCTCACCTCAGCCTCGAGAGCCTGGCAGACTACCAGCACTTTGTCAAAATGAAGTCAGCCCTCATCATCGAGCAGCGCAAGCTGGAAGACAAGATCAAACTGGGAGAGGAGCAGCTGAAATGTCTGCTGGATAGTTTATTGTTGGAGCAACGGCTGCTGTTCTGA